From the Candidatus Methylacidiphilales bacterium genome, the window GGCTGACGGCTTCCGTGGACATGGTGGTAATCTAGAGAAGCGGCCGTTCTCGGCAATCCTGTTCCTTCCACTCTTGAGCCGTCATCATGGCCTTCAAAAACCGGATGAAGCGACTCCTCGATCTGCCTGTGAATGGACCTCTGCTCCCCAGCCATGATGGGCAACCCAAAAGCTATGCGAAGACGTGACTGATAACTTGCTCCCCAGCATGATAGCTATGGCCATTCCTACCTGAACGAATTGCGGAGTCATTTCGACTTCTGATCCCGCCCGCCGGGATAGATTTCCAACCTTGCTAAAGTGTTGGGCTTGCGGGTTAATGCTTCCATGGAAATCGCCACCCTCATCGACCACACCCTCCTCAAACCCGAGGCCACCCGCACCCAAATCGAGCAGCTTTGCACCGAAGCCCGCGAACACGGGTTCTTTTCCGTCTGCATCAACCCCTACTGGATCAGCGACGCCAAGAAGCTCCTCAACGGCTCCGGCGTGAAGGTTTGCACCGTCATCGGTTTCCCCCTTGGCGCGGGACTCCCCCAGTCGAAAATGCACGCCACCCAGGACGCCATCAAGGCAGGAGCCGACGAAGTCGACGTGGTCCAAAACATCGGCGCCGCCAAGGAAGCCCACTGGAACTTCATCGAACATGAGATCCACGAAGTGGTCTCGGCCGCGCAGGGTAAAACCGTCAAGGTTATCCTGGAAACCTGCCTCCTGACCGACCACGAGATCGTCGAATGCTGCAAGGCCGCGCAGAAAGCCGGGGCCCATTTCGTCAAAACCTC encodes:
- the deoC gene encoding deoxyribose-phosphate aldolase, with the protein product MEIATLIDHTLLKPEATRTQIEQLCTEAREHGFFSVCINPYWISDAKKLLNGSGVKVCTVIGFPLGAGLPQSKMHATQDAIKAGADEVDVVQNIGAAKEAHWNFIEHEIHEVVSAAQGKTVKVILETCLLTDHEIVECCKAAQKAGAHFVKTSTGFSSGGATIEAVALMRKTVGPSMGVKASGGIKDLAAAEAMVVAGANRLGTSAGVAIVKGSVGGAGY